The Alnus glutinosa chromosome 1, dhAlnGlut1.1, whole genome shotgun sequence region CCCTCTTGGTATAACAACAGATCGGTCGGCAAGTTGAAGAACAACTTTGGTCGGTTTTAACTCCCCAAGGCCCAACTGCTCATAAACTGTGTAGGGTAGTAGATTTACACCTGCTCCTAAATCCATTAATGCTTTATCAATCTTAGAATTGCCAATGATGCATGGGATAGTTGGTGATCCAGGATCTTTCTGCTTCAAAGGAATTTTCTGCTGAATTATAGCACTTACCTGCTCTGTTAAAAATGCTTTCTTGTGAACAAAAAGCTTTCGCTTAACCGTGCAAAGatctttcaaaaattttgcatATGAAGGAATTTGTTTGATGGCATCCAACAAAGGAATGTTTATTTTCACTTGCTTGAACACTTCCAAAATATCTTGATTTTCTGTTCCCTTTTTAGGTGCAAGCAACCTTTGAGGAAATGGGGCAACAGGCTCATACACTTTCTCCATAACATCTCCACCCTCACTAGGCTTGTCATCTTCCTTGGTTTCTAAATCTCCCTTAGGTGGTGAAACTTTTGTTGGGACCTCTTTATTAACCACCTTTCCACTCCTAAGGATAGTGACAGACTTGGCATGTTCCACTTGAGTATTGCTGACTTCATTTACCCCAGCTCGAGTCCTTGGGTTAGGTTCAGGTTGGGCTGGAaactttcctttctctctcacattcaACTGAGACTCAATTCTGCCAACTGCGTTTTTCAACTCTTGAATATCTTGCCTGGTATCTTGGTTGATCTGAGATTGGCTTTGTATAAAGGCTTGCAATGTTTCCTCCAAGGTCTGCTTATGTGGTAGCACATAAGGAACATGAGAAGAAGATCCTTGAAATTCATTTGCAGATTGACCATTTCTCCAACTAAAATTCGGGTGATTCCGCCAGTTAGGATTATATGTCTCAGAATAGGGTGAACTGAATGGTCTTTGATATGCATTGGCCGCATTGGCCTGTTCATGCAACACCTCTTTGAAAGCAGGTATTGTGGGACAATCCTTGGTCAAATGCACATTAGCCTCACAAATCTCGCAACTAATCTCAATTGGTTTGTGACTCTTAGTCACACCCACCTTGCTTAGCTCTATAGCCTCCACCTTCCTTGTCAATGTAGCAATACGAGCACTCATATCCTCATCTGCTTTAACGTGGTATAAACCTCCCCTAGAATTGGGTTCAGGTGTTACCTTATCACTCCCTTCTGTGGTGTCCCAGACTTGAGCATTTTCGGCCAAGAGATCAAAATAATCCCAAGCTTCATCGGGTGCTTTGTTCATAAACTCATCATTACACATCATCTCCACAAATTGCCTCATGTTGGAAGTCaaaccatcataaaaaaaacttatcacCCGCCATGTTTCGTACCCATGATGTGGGCATGAGAGTAAAAGTTCTTTAAACCGTTCCCAGCATTGAAaaaatgtttcattttctttcatgaTAAAATTCATGATGCTCCTTCCCAAGGTATTGGTCTTATGAGTTGggaaaaactt contains the following coding sequences:
- the LOC133868938 gene encoding uncharacterized protein LOC133868938, with the translated sequence MADDEGSNHEDEFENQADQPVRSLRDYLQPTRSSTPSCVAVPANTRNFDIKPGVVQLLPKFCGLDSENPYMHLKEFDMVCAMHLSNLDDVVKLTLFPFSLTEKARYWLHTLRPRTIGTWQEMTREFLKKFFPTHKTNTLGRSIMNFIMKENETFFQCWERFKELLLSCPHHGYETWRVISFFYDGLTSNMRQFVEMMCNDEFMNKAPDEAWDYFDLLAENAQVWDTTEGSDKVTPEPNSRGGLYHVKADEDMSARIATLTRKVEAIELSKVGVTKSHKPIEISCEICEANVHLTKDCPTIPAFKEVLHEQANAANAYQRPFSSPYSETYNPNWRNHPNFSWRNGQSANEFQGSSSHVPYVLPHKQTLEETLQAFIQSQSQINQDTRQDIQELKNAVGRIESQLNVREKGKFPAQPEPNPRTRAGVNEVSNTQVEHAKSVTILRSGKVVNKEVPTKVSPPKGDLETKEDDKPSEGGDVMEKVYEPVAPFPQRLLAPKKGTENQDILEVFKQVKINIPLLDAIKQIPSYAKFLKDLCTVKRKLFVHKKAFLTEQVSAIIQQKIPLKQKDPGSPTIPCIIGNSKIDKALMDLGAGVNLLPYTVYEQLGLGELKPTKVVLQLADRSVVIPRGVVEDVLVQVDKFYFPVDFIVLDTKPISHSSIDVPIILGRPFLATSNALINCRNGIMKLTFGNMTVELNIFNNCKQPVIDDDEEIHEVDMIQTLVEDKFSHSMFSDPIEACLLNPMSDDIELEKAHVILDVDLVMDTNGYLEPIDESSDFEDLVYRDLLNT